The genome window TGCTGGATGAACTTGAGGAGCTCGGCGTTACCGTCAAGAACCATATGTCGGTTCTTGACGAGGAGACCGTAAATATTATAGTTGGTCTCTACGAGGAAGAAAAAAAGGAACTCTTAAGGAAGGCCGAAAAGGCAAAAAACAAGATTCAGGAGAAAGAAGTTAAGAAGCTTGAAAAGAAATTGGTCTCCAAAGAGGAGCCCCCAGTAGAGAAAAAAATTCCGGTTGAGCATAAAGTAAGAACCATCAAGCTGAAGAGCAATGAATTCAAGCTCGACGTGCTCGCCAAGAAGATGAACGTTCCAATCTCGAAGGTGATAAAGGATCAGTTCATGAATGGGATAATTCTTCGTCCGGGACAGATTCTTTCGCTTGAAGATGCAATGAATATCGCGAAGAACTATGAGTGGGAAGTGGAACTCATTCACGAAGAGGAGATCAACCCCTTTGAGAGCATCTCAAATTCTTACGCCGAAACTTACAAGGAAAGCTCAAGACTGGTCCAGCGGCCACCGGTCGTAACTGTTATGGGGCACGTTGACCACGGAAAGACCACGCTGCTTGACAGAATAAGAAAGGCCAAGGTCGCCGAAGGTGAAATCGGAGGCATTACGCAGACTATAGGTGCCTATCAGGTCGAGATAAGAAACAAGAAGATCACGTTCATTGATACGCCCGGTCACGAGGCTTTCACTGAAATGAGAGCTCGGGGAGCTCAGGCAACGGATATCGTAGTTTTAGTAGTAGCGGCCGACGACGGAGTTATGCCGCAGACGATAGAGGCTTACAACCACGCAAAGACCGCAAATGTGCCCATAATTGTTGCGATAAACAAGGTGGACAAACCAAATGCAAACGTAGACCTCACGAAACAACAGCTCGCCTCGAAGCTGGGACTCGTTCCCGAAGACTGGGGCGGGGACACCGTAACCGTTCCTGTGTCTGCGAAAACAGGCAAGGGCGTTGAGGAAGTTCTGGAGATGATCCTTCTTGTGGCCGAAGTGGCAGATGTGAAGTGCGTTCCCGAAGGAAACGCGAGAGGAATCATTATAGACTCAAGACTTGACAAGGCCGTAGGTCCCCTGGCAACTCTCGTTGTAAAAGACGGAGTCTTGAGACCTGGCGACTACGTTGTTGCCGGTTCTGCCTCAGGCAGAGTGAAGGCATTGATTAACGAACATGGGAAACGAATCAAAGAGGCCCATCCTTCAGATCCTGTTCAGATTATTGGCTTTGACGAGGTTCCCGATGTCCACAGCATTGTGTACGCGGTTGA of Mesotoga sp. UBA6090 contains these proteins:
- the infB gene encoding translation initiation factor IF-2 yields the protein MDELEELGVTVKNHMSVLDEETVNIIVGLYEEEKKELLRKAEKAKNKIQEKEVKKLEKKLVSKEEPPVEKKIPVEHKVRTIKLKSNEFKLDVLAKKMNVPISKVIKDQFMNGIILRPGQILSLEDAMNIAKNYEWEVELIHEEEINPFESISNSYAETYKESSRLVQRPPVVTVMGHVDHGKTTLLDRIRKAKVAEGEIGGITQTIGAYQVEIRNKKITFIDTPGHEAFTEMRARGAQATDIVVLVVAADDGVMPQTIEAYNHAKTANVPIIVAINKVDKPNANVDLTKQQLASKLGLVPEDWGGDTVTVPVSAKTGKGVEEVLEMILLVAEVADVKCVPEGNARGIIIDSRLDKAVGPLATLVVKDGVLRPGDYVVAGSASGRVKALINEHGKRIKEAHPSDPVQIIGFDEVPDVHSIVYAVENLDTSRSLAEYAKKQAQKEKSVTTRRHIRLEEFLSMTGNTDEKKDLKLILKADSFGTVEALKQAMAKLENKDVRIEVVHSGIGSVNSSDVMLASASDAVIMGFKVKPDAQARKQAEVEGVQIKVYEIIFNLIDDLKKALEGLLEPEEVDEVIGHGHIKQLFKISKVGTIAGVQVDDGHVLKKGKMRVYRKNEEIADVAIEVLKHYKDDASRVDAPKECGIKALGFDDFQEEDQLEFHSKKSVKRRIDFTE